A single window of Bufo bufo chromosome 10, aBufBuf1.1, whole genome shotgun sequence DNA harbors:
- the DYNLRB2 gene encoding dynein light chain roadblock-type 2, producing the protein MSEVEETLKRIQSQKGVIGTIVVNAEGIPIRTTLDNSTTVQYAGLLHQLSLKARSTVRDIDPQNDLTFLRIRSKKHEIMVAPDKDYLLIVIQNPSD; encoded by the exons ATG TCTGAGGTTGAAGAAACACTAAAGAGGATCCAGTCCCAGAAGGGGGTGATAGGAACCATCGTGGTGAATGCAGAAG GCATCCCCATAAGGACCACTCTGGATAACTCCACCACAGTGCAGTATGCCGGCCTCCTTCACCAGCTCTCCTTGAAAGCCAGAAGCACAGTGCGTGATATCGACCCTCAGAACGATCTGACGTTCCTCAGGATCCGCTCCAAGAAGCATGAGATAATGGTTGCCCCAG ATAAAGACTACCTACTGATCGTTATCCAGAATCCATCAGACTGA